A portion of the Rhodococcus pseudokoreensis genome contains these proteins:
- a CDS encoding thiazole synthase: MRNQTDALTIAGRDFSSRLVMGTGGAANLAVLEEALIASGTELTTVAMRRVDAVGRTGLLELLDRLGIALLPNTAGCRGAAEAVLTAQLAREALGTNWVKLEVIADERTLLPDGIELVSAAEQLVDDGFVVLPYTNDDPVLAQRLVDAGCAAVMPLGSPIGTGLGISNPRNIEMIVARTDIPVILDAGIGTASDAALAMELGCDAVLLASAVTRASDPPLMAAAMAGAVTAGRRARAAGRIPKRFWAQASSPVAV, encoded by the coding sequence ATGCGCAATCAGACGGACGCACTCACGATCGCGGGCCGGGACTTCTCGTCGCGACTGGTCATGGGCACCGGGGGTGCGGCCAACCTGGCGGTTCTCGAAGAGGCGCTGATCGCGTCCGGCACCGAACTGACGACGGTCGCGATGCGCCGGGTGGATGCCGTGGGGAGAACCGGTCTGCTCGAACTGCTGGATCGGCTGGGCATCGCGTTGTTGCCGAACACCGCGGGGTGCCGCGGCGCCGCGGAGGCGGTACTGACGGCGCAGCTGGCCCGGGAGGCACTGGGCACCAACTGGGTCAAGCTCGAGGTGATCGCCGACGAACGCACGCTCCTCCCCGACGGGATCGAACTCGTCTCGGCAGCAGAACAACTCGTGGACGACGGCTTCGTCGTGCTGCCGTACACCAACGACGATCCGGTGCTCGCGCAGCGCCTGGTCGATGCCGGGTGCGCCGCCGTGATGCCACTCGGGTCGCCGATCGGGACCGGGCTCGGCATCTCCAATCCCCGCAACATCGAGATGATCGTCGCGCGCACGGACATCCCGGTCATTCTCGACGCCGGAATCGGCACCGCGAGCGATGCGGCGCTGGCGATGGAACTCGGCTGCGACGCCGTCCTGCTCGCCTCCGCGGTGACGAGGGCGTCGGACCCGCCGCTGATGGCGGCGGCGATGGCCGGGGCCGTCACGGCCGGACGCCGTGCCCGGGCCGCCGGGCGGATACCGAAACGGTTCTGGGCGCAGGCCTCGTCCCCGGTCGCCGTGTAA
- a CDS encoding serine/threonine-protein kinase — protein sequence MDEPESTRGVRFDPFADDDEDEVPSSRTEPDAAHTSDLSMLLTNPVLAEHKRYCDRCKRPVGRSTAARPGDTEGVCTHCGTVFSFAPQLEAGELVAGQYEVLGCLAHGGVGWIYLALDHNVSDRWVVLKGLLHSGDPQAQEVALAERRFLAEVTHPSIVKIYNFVEHPGMDGNPVGYIVMEYVRGRTLRDVLTELKEDAAPDDPKPRLPVEHAIRYLLEVTPALGYLHSMGLVYNDLKPENIMIGDDYDQLKLIDMGAVARIGDHGYIYGTQGYQAPEIATTGPTVASDIYTVGRTLAVLTLDMPTAGGCYVDGLPTPEAAPLLAEYEFYQRLLLRSIHPDPAKRFASADEMSTQLEGVLREVRAQRTGNPQPGLSHRFSPQRTTFGTDLTISRTDVYVDGHRRNECISAMSIVRALPIPLVDPDDPAAPLLSVVHSRPRELLDSLHRAKEVAAKEGVKSTSIEIPLAEVRAHLDLGQPRDAAIILESLDHELEDTWRVDWHTGLCALVGGDFEEAFTRFDSVLTALPGEEAPKLALAATSEMWCEYRAGENLGRWRGTAEKYYRTVWRTDHGAVSAAFGLARQLEHRDDRVNAVEALDEVPPTSRHYAEARLTSVLMLVHDRPLAEVSERDLQEAARRVELLAHDERRALQTRVLVLGVAVDWLHAGGVPEATRILGVPFTERGLRTGAEAALRALARKAPERRHRYTLVDLANLIRPTTWL from the coding sequence ATGGACGAACCGGAATCCACGCGGGGAGTGCGGTTCGACCCGTTCGCCGACGACGACGAGGACGAAGTCCCCTCGTCCCGCACGGAGCCGGATGCCGCCCACACCTCCGACCTGTCGATGCTGCTGACCAATCCCGTTCTCGCCGAGCACAAACGGTACTGCGACCGGTGCAAGCGGCCCGTCGGACGGTCCACCGCAGCCCGGCCGGGTGACACGGAGGGGGTGTGCACGCACTGCGGGACCGTGTTCTCCTTCGCCCCCCAGTTGGAGGCGGGCGAGTTGGTGGCGGGACAGTACGAGGTCCTCGGGTGCCTCGCCCACGGCGGCGTCGGCTGGATCTACCTCGCGCTCGATCACAACGTCAGCGACCGCTGGGTGGTCCTCAAGGGCCTGCTGCATTCGGGCGACCCGCAGGCTCAGGAGGTGGCTCTCGCCGAGCGCCGGTTCCTCGCCGAGGTGACGCACCCGAGCATCGTGAAGATCTACAACTTCGTCGAACATCCCGGGATGGACGGCAATCCCGTCGGCTACATCGTCATGGAGTACGTCCGGGGCCGGACGCTGCGGGACGTGCTCACCGAACTGAAGGAGGACGCGGCGCCCGACGACCCGAAGCCGAGGCTGCCGGTGGAGCATGCCATCCGCTACCTCCTCGAGGTCACGCCTGCGCTCGGCTACCTGCACTCGATGGGGTTGGTGTACAACGACCTCAAACCCGAGAACATCATGATCGGCGACGACTACGACCAGCTCAAGCTCATCGACATGGGCGCGGTCGCCCGGATCGGCGATCACGGATACATCTACGGCACACAGGGTTACCAAGCTCCCGAGATCGCCACCACCGGGCCCACCGTCGCGTCCGACATCTACACCGTCGGGCGCACGCTCGCCGTGCTGACCCTCGACATGCCCACCGCCGGGGGCTGTTACGTCGACGGCCTGCCGACCCCGGAGGCGGCGCCGCTGCTGGCGGAATACGAGTTCTACCAGCGGCTGCTGCTGCGTTCCATCCACCCCGACCCGGCCAAGCGTTTCGCGTCGGCCGACGAGATGTCGACACAACTCGAGGGTGTGCTGCGCGAGGTGCGGGCGCAGCGGACCGGAAACCCGCAGCCGGGACTGTCCCACCGCTTCAGCCCGCAGCGCACGACGTTCGGGACCGACCTCACGATCAGCCGCACCGACGTCTACGTCGACGGGCATCGCCGGAACGAGTGCATCAGCGCGATGAGCATCGTTCGGGCACTGCCGATTCCGCTGGTCGACCCCGACGATCCGGCCGCCCCGCTGTTGTCCGTCGTGCACAGCCGGCCACGGGAACTCCTCGATTCGCTGCACCGGGCGAAGGAGGTGGCGGCGAAGGAGGGCGTGAAGTCCACGAGCATCGAGATCCCGCTCGCCGAGGTGCGCGCGCACCTCGACCTCGGGCAGCCGCGTGACGCCGCCATCATCCTCGAATCCCTCGACCACGAACTCGAGGACACATGGCGCGTCGACTGGCACACCGGGCTGTGCGCCCTGGTGGGCGGCGACTTCGAGGAGGCATTCACCCGCTTCGATTCCGTCCTGACGGCGCTGCCGGGCGAGGAGGCCCCGAAACTCGCACTCGCGGCGACGTCCGAGATGTGGTGCGAATACCGCGCCGGCGAGAACCTCGGGCGGTGGCGCGGGACCGCCGAGAAGTACTACCGCACGGTGTGGCGCACCGATCACGGCGCGGTCAGTGCCGCGTTCGGCCTGGCACGCCAACTCGAGCACCGCGACGACCGGGTCAACGCGGTGGAGGCGCTCGACGAAGTGCCGCCGACGTCCCGGCACTACGCCGAGGCGCGGTTGACGAGTGTGCTGATGCTCGTCCACGATCGGCCCCTCGCCGAGGTGAGCGAACGGGATCTGCAGGAGGCGGCCCGCCGGGTCGAACTGCTCGCCCACGACGAGCGTCGCGCACTCCAGACCCGGGTGCTCGTTCTCGGCGTGGCCGTGGACTGGCTACATGCCGGCGGTGTTCCCGAGGCGACGAGGATCCTCGGTGTGCCGTTCACCGAGCGCGGCCTGCGGACCGGGGCGGAAGCGGCGCTCCGGGCCCTCGCCCGCAAGGCGCCCGAGCGCAGGCATCGGTACACGCTGGTGGATCTCGCGAATCTGATCCGCCCGACCACGTGGCTGTAG
- a CDS encoding glutamate ABC transporter substrate-binding protein encodes MTRVRRPRRRTCPRALLLSAAVATVLAAGCAAPQPLTPIASGDYSDQPLTNGLQIHPPTGDVPAEPPEPDSCGALASLRPVTAPDLRAPGSALAEITARGRLVVGIDQNTNLFSFRDPTTGMLMGFDVDVASEMARDLFGDPSRVEFRLLTSGDRFDALEKKAVDLVVKSTTITCERSERVAFSTVYFQAYQRLLVPKVSGISGPEDLAGKRVCTVADTTSLDTVRRVQPAATIVTVPDWDDCLVALQQRRADAASTDDSILAGLAEQDPNLEIVGPPLQSEPYGIGVNKGNEDLVRFVNGTLDRMRADGTWMRLYDSWLTVLGPVTGPPTATYRD; translated from the coding sequence ATGACGCGGGTGAGGCGACCGAGACGACGGACGTGCCCGCGCGCCCTCCTGCTCTCCGCTGCCGTGGCCACCGTTCTGGCGGCCGGATGTGCCGCCCCGCAACCCCTCACCCCCATCGCCAGCGGCGACTACTCCGACCAGCCCCTGACGAACGGGCTTCAGATCCATCCGCCGACCGGCGACGTGCCCGCGGAGCCACCCGAACCCGACTCCTGCGGCGCGCTCGCGAGTCTGCGCCCGGTCACCGCGCCGGACCTGCGGGCGCCGGGAAGCGCGCTGGCCGAGATCACCGCACGCGGCAGGCTCGTCGTCGGGATCGACCAGAACACCAACCTGTTCAGCTTCCGGGACCCGACCACCGGCATGCTGATGGGATTCGACGTCGACGTCGCAAGTGAGATGGCGCGGGACCTGTTCGGCGACCCCTCCAGGGTCGAGTTCCGCCTGCTCACGTCCGGCGACCGTTTCGACGCCCTCGAGAAGAAGGCCGTGGATCTCGTGGTCAAGAGCACGACGATCACATGTGAACGGTCCGAACGCGTCGCCTTCTCCACCGTGTACTTCCAGGCGTACCAGCGACTGCTGGTGCCGAAGGTCTCCGGTATCTCCGGCCCGGAGGATCTGGCGGGCAAGCGTGTCTGCACCGTCGCCGACACCACCTCACTGGACACCGTTCGCCGGGTGCAGCCCGCGGCGACGATCGTGACGGTGCCCGACTGGGACGACTGCCTCGTGGCGCTCCAGCAGCGCCGGGCCGACGCCGCGAGCACCGACGACTCCATCCTGGCCGGGCTCGCCGAGCAGGACCCGAATCTGGAGATCGTCGGCCCGCCGCTGCAGTCGGAGCCGTACGGTATCGGGGTCAACAAGGGCAACGAGGATCTGGTGCGCTTCGTGAACGGGACGCTGGATCGGATGCGCGCAGACGGAACGTGGATGAGGCTCTACGACAGCTGGCTGACGGTCCTCGGACCCGTCACGGGACCGCCGACCGCCACCTACCGGGACTGA
- a CDS encoding amino acid permease translates to MNLIALGGVIGAGLFVGSGVVIESAGPAAIVSFLIAGVITLLIMRMLAEMAVARPVVGSFYVYAREALGNRAGFSVGWMYWYFFVIVVAVEAIAGGRILQLYLPSAPLWILSLGLLVLLTCTNLVSARSFGEFEYWFSSIKVIAIVLFLGLGALWITGLWPDSTPGVANLVDHGGFAPLGWGAVLAAVVPCVAFFTGAEIVTIAAAESAEPKKAVARAMRSIVVRIITFYVGSIFVVVAVVPWSAEAVGVSPYAAALSALHIPGVATIMNVVILTAVLSCLNSALYTSSRMLFALTRNGDAPHMFTRLSGGGVPRRAILAGTVIGYASVIAAFVSPDLVFSFLVNSYGAVALFVYLMIAISQVALRRKLEAQDPGALSLKMWLFPWLSYATIALMGTVIAAMAVLPTTRSQFWLSVVTLAFILIGYEFRRRSRTSAERLDTVTPVAEPATDPADTGAEAEQLVGVVTREQH, encoded by the coding sequence ATGAATCTCATCGCCCTGGGCGGCGTGATCGGTGCCGGATTGTTCGTCGGCAGCGGTGTCGTCATCGAGAGCGCGGGCCCGGCGGCGATCGTGTCGTTTCTCATCGCGGGGGTCATCACGCTCCTGATCATGCGGATGCTGGCGGAGATGGCCGTGGCCAGGCCGGTGGTCGGATCGTTCTACGTGTACGCCAGGGAAGCGCTCGGCAATCGCGCCGGATTCTCCGTCGGCTGGATGTACTGGTACTTCTTCGTCATCGTGGTCGCCGTCGAGGCCATCGCCGGCGGCCGAATACTCCAGCTCTACTTGCCGTCCGCGCCGCTGTGGATTCTCAGCCTCGGTCTTCTCGTGCTCCTGACCTGTACCAATCTCGTGTCGGCACGATCGTTCGGCGAGTTCGAGTACTGGTTCTCGTCGATCAAGGTGATCGCGATCGTCCTCTTCCTCGGTCTGGGCGCCCTGTGGATCACCGGGCTGTGGCCGGACTCGACCCCCGGAGTGGCGAACCTCGTCGATCACGGCGGATTCGCTCCGCTCGGCTGGGGCGCGGTGCTCGCCGCGGTCGTTCCCTGCGTCGCCTTCTTCACCGGCGCCGAGATCGTGACCATCGCGGCCGCCGAGTCCGCGGAACCCAAGAAGGCCGTCGCCCGGGCGATGCGCTCCATCGTGGTCCGGATCATCACGTTCTACGTCGGATCCATCTTCGTGGTCGTCGCCGTGGTGCCGTGGAGCGCCGAAGCCGTCGGCGTCAGCCCCTACGCGGCGGCCCTGTCCGCCCTGCACATTCCCGGGGTGGCCACGATCATGAACGTCGTCATCCTCACCGCGGTGCTGTCCTGCCTGAACTCCGCCCTGTACACGTCCTCGCGGATGCTGTTCGCCCTCACCCGCAACGGCGACGCCCCGCACATGTTCACCCGACTGTCGGGCGGCGGAGTGCCCCGCCGCGCCATCCTCGCCGGGACGGTGATCGGATACGCCTCGGTGATCGCGGCATTCGTCTCGCCGGATCTCGTGTTCTCGTTCCTCGTCAACTCGTACGGCGCCGTGGCGCTGTTCGTCTACCTCATGATCGCGATCTCCCAGGTCGCGCTCCGCCGGAAACTGGAGGCGCAGGATCCCGGCGCCCTCAGCCTGAAGATGTGGCTGTTCCCCTGGCTCAGCTACGCGACCATCGCGCTGATGGGAACCGTGATCGCGGCGATGGCCGTGCTCCCCACCACCCGTTCGCAGTTCTGGCTGAGTGTGGTGACGCTGGCCTTCATCCTGATCGGCTACGAGTTCCGCCGGCGCAGCCGCACCAGCGCCGAACGTCTCGACACCGTCACCCCGGTCGCGGAACCGGCCACGGACCCGGCCGACACGGGTGCGGAGGCGGAACAACTCGTCGGAGTCGTGACGCGCGAGCAACACTGA
- a CDS encoding short chain dehydrogenase: MKVLVVGGTGRIGTAVVDALTPHHDVVVASRSTEVAVDLRDPASVTALYERVGTVDAVVSTAGITPFPSFGDTTTGDFRQGFDDKLLGQIELVLRGLPFVADDGSFTLVTGVLAREPIRSGVVASTVNGALEAFVRAAAAELPRGIRINAVSPSVVTEALDVYGDFFPGFAPVPAAEVARAFVKSVAGIHTGRVYELG; this comes from the coding sequence GTGAAGGTTCTCGTCGTCGGAGGCACCGGCCGCATCGGCACGGCGGTGGTGGACGCCCTGACACCCCACCACGACGTCGTCGTCGCATCCCGCTCCACCGAGGTCGCGGTCGACCTCCGGGACCCCGCGTCCGTCACGGCGCTGTACGAACGGGTCGGGACGGTGGACGCGGTGGTCAGCACCGCAGGCATCACCCCGTTCCCCAGCTTCGGCGACACCACGACCGGCGACTTCCGGCAGGGTTTCGACGACAAACTGCTCGGGCAGATCGAACTGGTCCTGCGCGGCCTGCCGTTCGTCGCCGACGACGGCTCGTTCACCCTGGTCACGGGGGTGCTCGCCCGTGAACCGATCCGCTCGGGTGTGGTCGCGTCGACCGTCAACGGGGCCCTGGAGGCGTTCGTGCGTGCGGCCGCCGCCGAACTTCCGCGCGGCATCCGGATCAACGCGGTCAGCCCGAGCGTCGTCACCGAAGCACTCGACGTCTACGGCGACTTCTTCCCCGGATTCGCGCCCGTTCCCGCCGCCGAAGTCGCGCGCGCGTTCGTCAAATCGGTGGCCGGGATCCACACCGGCCGCGTCTACGAACTGGGGTAA
- a CDS encoding APC family permease, whose amino-acid sequence MSTLPDSPSAPGSPDAPDHKLKRSLGLWQLTLLGVSTQIGSGWLFAVLSSASVAGPAAILSWILGAGLFIVVSLTWIELGTMFPRSGGIVRYPALSHGAFAGWITGWGYWIGTVCLPAIEAQAVLTYLGGRFPHLGLVKVEQGTTILAWPNGILCGIGILAIFFALNLFGVKLLAKVNTYVTIWKLVVPCLTFILLFFAFNSSNLTVGGGFLPTGAGGIVHALAIGGIAFGYLGSRQVLDYGGEARNPKRDIPLAIVLSILIPMVVYIGLQIGFLGALDWSDAGISVGDWAGLRTSDWASAPLFQALGAAGFGAFATVLLVDAAISPAGNGWVTLGSAARASFAFGIDKYAPKSLAKVNRYGIPWVSLVVAIVVSALFMLPFPSWYQLVSVVSVCLVLSYLMGSAIAPVLRKTAPHADRTWRLPAMGFWAPAGYAAGLFIVYAAGFASLAQLLVIAFAGVSIYGAYTSVNHGWVRRPAGWSISAVFLVAWIYISSRGGWFMNTTEVQRAGSWSFPVYFAAMTAALLAFVLALRVVSTPAGRRHLDAGVWLIATLLATLLVSYYGEFGPLDEPPLADSWDLLVVIALALVSYAWAVRSGFHTEQLDAVLADSEFAVEAAAPTRTPAHRATPVAAVHEQEVNS is encoded by the coding sequence ATGAGCACATTACCGGATTCACCTTCGGCGCCCGGATCCCCGGACGCTCCCGATCACAAACTGAAGAGAAGTCTCGGACTCTGGCAGCTGACGTTGCTGGGGGTCAGCACGCAGATCGGCTCCGGCTGGTTGTTCGCGGTGCTGTCGTCGGCGTCGGTCGCAGGCCCGGCCGCCATCCTGTCGTGGATCCTCGGCGCGGGCCTGTTCATCGTCGTGTCGCTGACGTGGATCGAACTGGGCACCATGTTCCCGAGATCGGGTGGGATCGTGCGCTATCCGGCGCTCTCCCACGGTGCGTTCGCCGGGTGGATCACCGGCTGGGGATACTGGATCGGCACCGTCTGCCTGCCCGCCATCGAAGCGCAGGCCGTCCTGACCTATCTCGGCGGCCGGTTCCCGCACCTCGGTCTGGTGAAGGTGGAGCAGGGCACCACCATCCTCGCCTGGCCGAACGGAATACTCTGCGGCATCGGTATTCTCGCGATCTTCTTCGCACTCAACCTGTTCGGCGTGAAGCTGCTGGCGAAGGTCAACACGTACGTGACGATCTGGAAGCTCGTCGTGCCGTGCCTGACGTTCATCCTGTTGTTCTTCGCGTTCAACTCGAGCAACCTCACCGTCGGCGGCGGCTTCCTCCCCACCGGCGCGGGCGGCATCGTGCACGCTCTCGCGATCGGCGGGATCGCGTTCGGCTACCTCGGCTCCCGGCAGGTGCTCGACTACGGCGGAGAAGCACGAAACCCCAAGCGCGACATCCCCTTGGCGATCGTGCTCTCCATCCTCATCCCGATGGTCGTGTACATCGGGCTGCAGATCGGCTTCCTCGGCGCACTCGACTGGTCCGACGCCGGAATCTCCGTCGGAGACTGGGCGGGTCTGCGGACCAGCGACTGGGCGTCGGCCCCGCTGTTCCAGGCCCTCGGTGCGGCCGGATTCGGCGCGTTCGCCACCGTCCTGCTCGTCGACGCCGCCATCTCCCCGGCGGGCAACGGCTGGGTCACCCTCGGCAGCGCCGCCCGGGCGTCGTTCGCGTTCGGCATCGACAAGTACGCCCCGAAGAGCCTCGCCAAGGTGAACCGGTACGGCATCCCGTGGGTGTCGCTCGTGGTCGCGATCGTGGTGAGCGCCCTCTTCATGCTCCCGTTCCCGAGCTGGTACCAGCTGGTGTCGGTGGTGTCGGTCTGCCTGGTGCTGAGCTACCTGATGGGCAGCGCGATCGCACCGGTGCTCCGCAAGACCGCACCCCACGCGGACCGCACCTGGCGGTTGCCTGCCATGGGGTTCTGGGCGCCCGCCGGTTACGCCGCAGGCCTGTTCATCGTCTACGCCGCCGGCTTCGCATCCCTCGCGCAGCTCCTGGTCATCGCGTTCGCCGGGGTGAGCATCTACGGCGCCTACACGTCGGTGAACCACGGCTGGGTGCGCAGGCCCGCCGGATGGTCCATCTCGGCGGTGTTCCTGGTCGCGTGGATCTACATCAGCTCCCGCGGCGGATGGTTCATGAACACCACCGAGGTGCAACGGGCAGGCAGCTGGTCGTTCCCGGTCTACTTCGCGGCGATGACCGCGGCACTGCTGGCCTTCGTGCTCGCGCTGCGGGTGGTGAGCACTCCGGCCGGCCGCCGCCACCTCGACGCCGGTGTCTGGCTGATCGCCACCCTCCTCGCGACGCTGCTCGTCTCCTACTACGGCGAATTCGGTCCCCTCGACGAACCGCCGCTCGCCGACTCCTGGGACCTGCTGGTCGTGATCGCGCTGGCCCTGGTCAGTTACGCGTGGGCCGTCCGCAGCGGTTTCCACACCGAACAACTCGACGCCGTCCTCGCCGATTCCGAATTCGCGGTCGAAGCCGCCGCACCCACCCGCACACCGGCTCACCGGGCGACACCGGTCGCCGCCGTGCACGAACAGGAGGTCAACTCGTGA
- a CDS encoding gamma-aminobutyraldehyde dehydrogenase, which translates to MTTHEKLQFIAGERRHGSSETELTIIDPSTGEPITTGLAATTGDVDAAVAAARAAFPGWSRTTPAERSDIMLRWAEVLRSRSTELTALESRNGGKAIKLADGFDIPGVIDNVTFFATTARNLEGKASGEYSGDHTSSIRREAIGVVGSISPWNYPLQMAAWKILPAVAAGNTIVLKPSELTPLTSLLFAETAKEAGVPDGVVNILTGAGRIAGQALVEHPDVDMVSFTGSTPVGKQVAATAAGSVKRVHLELGGKAPFVVFDDADIEAAARGAVAGSLINAGQDCTAATRAYVQRPLYENFVQRVAELMDEVKVGPADDTDTDMGSLISLKQRDQVAAMVDRARDAGAKVVRGGRIPEHTPAAGAYYEPTLIVDATQGSEIVQQEIFGPVLVCLPFDTDDEAVTLANDTPYGLAASAWTQNVYRAQRATREIQAGCVWVNDHIPIISEMPHGGYKASGFGKDMSTYSFDEYTNVKHVMSDITGEAHKGWHDLIFGGH; encoded by the coding sequence ATGACCACCCACGAGAAGCTGCAGTTCATCGCCGGGGAACGCCGGCACGGCAGCTCCGAGACGGAGCTGACGATCATCGACCCGTCCACCGGCGAGCCGATCACCACCGGCCTGGCCGCGACCACCGGGGACGTCGACGCCGCCGTCGCGGCCGCTCGCGCCGCGTTCCCGGGCTGGTCCCGCACCACCCCCGCCGAACGCTCGGACATCATGCTGCGCTGGGCCGAGGTCCTGCGGTCCCGCAGCACGGAGCTGACCGCCCTCGAGAGCCGCAACGGCGGCAAGGCGATCAAGCTGGCCGACGGTTTCGACATCCCCGGGGTGATCGACAACGTCACGTTCTTCGCCACCACCGCCCGCAATCTGGAGGGCAAGGCGAGCGGGGAGTACTCCGGCGATCACACGTCGTCGATCCGCCGTGAGGCGATCGGCGTCGTCGGATCGATCTCGCCATGGAACTACCCGCTGCAGATGGCGGCCTGGAAGATCCTGCCCGCGGTCGCCGCCGGCAACACCATCGTCCTCAAGCCCTCCGAACTCACCCCGCTGACCTCGCTGCTCTTCGCCGAAACCGCGAAGGAAGCCGGCGTTCCGGACGGCGTCGTCAACATCCTCACCGGGGCCGGGCGCATCGCCGGACAGGCTCTGGTCGAGCATCCCGACGTGGACATGGTCTCGTTCACCGGGTCGACGCCGGTCGGCAAGCAGGTCGCCGCGACCGCGGCCGGCAGCGTCAAGCGGGTCCATCTGGAACTCGGCGGCAAGGCACCGTTCGTGGTGTTCGACGACGCCGACATCGAGGCCGCCGCCCGCGGCGCCGTCGCCGGTTCGCTGATCAACGCGGGCCAGGACTGCACCGCCGCCACCCGCGCCTACGTCCAGCGCCCCCTCTACGAGAACTTCGTCCAGCGGGTCGCCGAACTGATGGACGAGGTGAAGGTCGGCCCCGCCGACGACACCGACACCGACATGGGCTCGCTGATCTCACTGAAGCAGCGCGACCAGGTCGCGGCGATGGTCGACCGGGCCCGCGACGCCGGCGCGAAAGTGGTTCGCGGCGGCCGCATCCCGGAACACACCCCGGCCGCGGGCGCGTACTACGAGCCGACGCTGATCGTCGACGCGACGCAGGGCTCCGAGATCGTCCAGCAGGAGATATTCGGACCCGTCCTCGTGTGCCTGCCGTTCGATACCGACGACGAGGCCGTCACCCTCGCCAACGACACCCCCTACGGTCTCGCCGCATCGGCCTGGACGCAGAACGTGTACCGGGCGCAGCGGGCCACCCGGGAAATCCAGGCCGGGTGCGTGTGGGTCAACGACCACATCCCGATCATCAGCGAGATGCCGCACGGCGGCTACAAGGCCTCCGGATTCGGCAAGGACATGTCCACCTACTCGTTCGACGAGTACACCAACGTCAAGCACGTCATGTCCGACATCACCGGAGAGGCGCACAAGGGCTGGCACGACCTCATCTTCGGCGGACACTGA
- a CDS encoding proline racemase family protein, whose translation MIPRQTINAVDVHAAGEPGRVLIGSHLHVKGATMADRLQYCREHLDDLRLLMLHEPRGYPGLCAVLVLPPVNPDSDFGMVVLEQGGFRPMSGSNLICAVTALLETSTLPVQEPVTKLKVDTAAGVVHVRADIAGGKVVRVTFDNVPAFAVAIDHPLELPEYGTVPVDIVFGGQFFVQAKAADLGLELVPGAAKDLARAGAVLRTVAQRDIAVRHPFNPDIDHVALTMIHGPSPTPGVSGRNTVVLPNGTVDLADPTTWTGALDRSPCGTGTCGRMAAKHARGELALGEQFVHESLLGTTFTGTLTDITDVGPHRAVLPSVSGRGWITGFNQYVLDADDPFPRGYTLGDLWGPESEGDDARQLLDQLDLEN comes from the coding sequence GTGATCCCCAGGCAGACCATCAACGCCGTCGACGTCCACGCCGCCGGCGAGCCCGGACGGGTGCTCATCGGCAGCCACCTGCACGTCAAAGGCGCCACCATGGCCGACCGGCTGCAGTACTGCCGTGAGCACCTCGACGATCTGAGGTTGCTGATGCTGCACGAGCCGCGCGGATATCCCGGACTGTGCGCCGTCCTGGTGCTGCCCCCGGTCAACCCGGACAGCGACTTCGGCATGGTGGTGCTCGAACAAGGGGGATTCCGGCCGATGTCCGGGAGCAACCTCATCTGCGCCGTCACCGCACTCCTGGAGACCAGCACCCTGCCGGTGCAGGAGCCGGTGACGAAGCTGAAGGTCGACACCGCCGCCGGTGTCGTGCACGTGCGCGCCGACATCGCCGGCGGCAAGGTCGTGCGCGTCACGTTCGACAACGTCCCCGCGTTCGCCGTGGCCATCGACCATCCGCTCGAACTGCCCGAATACGGCACCGTCCCGGTCGACATCGTCTTCGGCGGGCAGTTCTTCGTCCAGGCCAAGGCCGCCGACCTCGGTCTCGAACTGGTGCCCGGCGCCGCGAAGGACCTGGCCCGCGCCGGGGCCGTGCTGCGCACCGTCGCGCAACGCGATATCGCGGTCCGGCACCCGTTCAACCCGGACATCGACCATGTCGCACTGACGATGATCCACGGCCCGTCCCCGACCCCGGGCGTCTCCGGGCGCAACACCGTCGTCCTCCCCAACGGCACCGTCGACCTCGCCGACCCGACGACGTGGACCGGCGCGCTGGACCGGTCGCCGTGCGGCACCGGCACCTGCGGGCGGATGGCCGCCAAACACGCGCGCGGCGAACTGGCGCTCGGGGAGCAGTTCGTCCACGAGAGCCTGCTCGGCACCACGTTCACCGGCACACTCACCGACATCACCGACGTCGGACCGCACCGGGCGGTGCTGCCGTCGGTCAGCGGCCGCGGCTGGATCACCGGGTTCAACCAGTACGTCCTCGACGCGGACGACCCGTTCCCGCGCGGCTACACCCTGGGCGACCTGTGGGGCCCGGAATCCGAGGGCGACGACGCCCGGCAACTACTCGACCAACTCGATCTGGAGAATTGA